In Cryptococcus gattii WM276 chromosome B, complete sequence, the DNA window GGAAATTGGTGAATGAACGGTCCCCGATAAGAAGACAGTAATTCTGGACAAAACCTAAGAGATATTAGCCTCATTGTGTATCGCAAATGGACCATTCATACCTTCCGGTGGGTCATCAGGGGCCAGTATGACTTTGAGCATAGTCTCGAGCTGGCCTGTGTTCTTTGTAACATATTTCGTATAGCTATACGTTGCTCCCGTCAGCTCCACCAAAGGCCCGATTTCGCTTACATAGTCGTTGAATTTTCAGGATGAGGTTCGGGAAGATCAAGCAGGCACGCTTTCACAGCTTGGACGTCCAGGAGGATCTATGGCCAATGAATACAAGTCCCTGGGGAGTTGATGCGCTTACCTGTTCAGCTCCAATTTTCTTTAATGGCCTACTTTTAATCACCGATTGTGTGAACTTCGTTATGACCACTCTGTCGTCCAATACATTAGTATCTTCCTATGTGATAATTTAATCAACGTACCCGACAGCCTTGTCAGCAAAGTTTCGAATGTACTTTTTCGACTCCACTCTCCCTCTGACAGCTTCCGCAACTTGCTTGATGCTCCCAACGAGGTCGACGACGTATGCTGATCGACCGCTCACGTTTTCTAGATGCATCCAGGGGGTTTTGAGAATAGCTGCGAAAGCGGGCTCGCAGGCTGTTTCAAGTTCGCGTAGGATTGCCGTTATGCACGTTGACATGACACTGAGCCATATAAGCTAGAAGTTCACTTTTTTCCGGTTGACCTTACCTGGAAAGACTTTCACGTTGGTCTTGGAAAGAAATTTCCTCTCGAAACTTGGGGTCAATTTTATCTTTAAGCCGCTCTTCAAGCTGTAAAGATGTGTTCAGGCAATACTCTGCTGTATTCAGAACCATGCAAGCTGTTTTCACTTCTTGCAAATTATCTCGTCCTTCTAAAGACTTCCTGACCGGTTTTAAACCCGCCAACAAGACGTCGTCTTGAGTCCGACCTCAAGTTAGCTTACTACTCTAAAAGGCGGCTAAGCACTATAAATCTCACCAGCATAAATCCTTAGCCACTTGGCAAAGACTTGTGAAAGTTTCTTCATGGTTTCACCCTTCGAATATTTTTCACATTGGTCCAGTTGCTGGCCGTAGAAATAGAACAGTTCCGTAGACGATGGAAGTATTGTGGGAGCGGGTGCATCTGTCTCTTCTTGTATGGCGCTTTCAAGAGACGAACGAGATTTGAGTCCACGATATGCTGAGAGCATGTCCGAAATGGCACTAATAGCCAGTGGGTAAGCACACCGTCTTCGAATCATTGTACAGCCAGCTCACCGATCTTGAGCATCCACGTATACGCTGAGATACTTATCAAAGATGGACGAGATGACCCATTTTGATGTTCCGCCCCTCAACGATAGGCTAATGACCTCCTCAAACTAAATCTTCTTAGCGAATTCCCCGCATCTGCCTTGTAACTTACCGGCATCCCGAACTTTCTCGACATGCCACTTTCGAAATCCAAAGTTCCTTGCAATGCATCTAGAAGGACACTGACAGCTGGAGTCTGTTTGGCCAGTACATTCGCCAAATCCGACCTGGTACATTCCGAAAAATTGGCAACGAGAAGACGAGTCACTTGCCAAGAATCTGGGAATAGCATTGCGTCTTCCTCGTCATGGTGCTTGAGGACTCTACGGAACCATGCGTATCTGCGTGGCACATTGTCCAATTGGCCAGCCTCGTCAGTTGCACGGAATATTCTGCGGTATTCTGCAAGTTGAAGTTGCAGGTAACGTTCGATTATGTGGTTTCTTCCAGAAGTAGGTCAGAACCAGATTTTGGTGGTCTGTCTGCTGGACTCACCTGAAGTCGCCACCCAATACATCAACAGCTAAGCAAACCTCTGAGATGGTCCTTTTGTCTACTGGTTTATTCGGATCCTGCCTGAAGCTACACATGATAAGGTCAAGATGGCCCCACAACGCAAGTTGGACTCACAAGGCATCCATCTCAACAGCCACTTTTTCTTGAACAGTCTTCCTGTCATTTTCAGCTGCCttgaagagatggaaaaCGGTGGGGATAGAAGAAAGTGGTTTAAGAGGGCCAAGGAGTTCCATCACGGCCTATTTGTAGGATAAGCTACTTTCATCGAGAAGATTGAGCTGGACATACCGCAAGAGCTTGTGAGATTTCCTTGTATCGCCGTGTAGGTAAGAGATGACTTAACTGCTGGTGAGCTTGCTCTAGTATATTGTTGTAAGCGTGTGTAGTTTCTTCTATGTAATACTCACTGAGCATGGCCCATCTTTCCAGCGTTTGTATAGTTGTAGTCAGGTTACTCTTGGCCACGTCCAAACGTTGTATGTCAGATGTGATACCTTTGACAATCGCTTCTGCCTCGGCAGCCTTTTCACGGATCACATTTATTTGGAGCATGAGTTGCTTCGACAAGTACGTAGTAATGAGCTACAACATCCGGTATCGTAGGAGATTTAAAGAGTACTTACTCCGATCTCGCTTTGAATGTTGCTCATCTTGCCTGGATCCTGATCTCTCTTCAGCTCAACTTTGAGTTTGGCAATTTCCTCCCGAAGCCCCATGGTCTCAAGCTGCAGTTTCGCTCGTATCTGCTTGTGTCGACCCAGCGACTCGGCTGCGGGCGTTTCACATCAGCTGGGCACGTCGGGTGCAAGAAGGCGATGAACTTGCCGTCAGGGAACTCGTTGGCGAGACGGTCTAAGGCACTCGTACTCGTTTCCGCTGATGCATGGCCAGTTGTTGTTTGGGGGCTGGGCGATGGCATGCTGGAGTTGAGATTAGAGTCACTTTGAAAGATAAACGTTACCGAGATTATTATTATCTTGATCGTCATCAGTCGGGCCCGTTTGTCGCGTCGAGCGTGTTTTGGTTTTTTGTTGATTCCTCCACCATAATATCCATCAGATAGACAAAGGATAATGGGTCATCATGGGCGCATTCGACCCAGCAACCACATACGACAGGTCAACATATGTAGAGACTGATACGGGTAGTAAGCAGCGTCTCTTCTAGCACCGCGTCCCCAGCTCACACGCTACACAATATAGACAAGGTGTCACGCAAAGCCCTCATCGGAGGAGCTACAAATATAGTCTTGGGGGGTAAATCTATCATTCAGACTTCCTCTATTCTCCGCGGAGACCTCAGAAGATCAACCGCAGGCCAGCATGTGGTCATATCCGTGGGGAGATATTGTTTAATAGGCGAAGGGGCGGTTGTCAGGCCTCCAGGCAAGATGTACAAAGGGTTGGTTCTGACAGTCTGACCATTTCCATACATCTGCTAACCATTCCATCTAGGGCATTCACGTTCTATCCCGTGCGAATAGCGGATTTCACTCACATAGGGCCAAATTGTATCGTTGAAGCGGCACAAATCGGCAGCTGCGTGGAGATTGGTGAGGGAAGCATCATTGTGCGTCTACTCTTTGTTTCTTTTGGTTTGCGACTGAAAGCAGAGACTATCTTTAGGGGAAATTCGCCATTATAAAAGACTTGGCGGTTATCCTTCCTGGCACTGTTCTCCCAGAAGGGGCGGTTGTGGCCTCCATGTCCGTCTGGGGCGGCAACCCAGGTTGGTTGCTTGGAACTTCCCTTTAGATTCCGACTCGCTGACGGTTCTAGGCCGCATGGTGGACACTCTTCCTGAGACTTATCAGGAAACAATGGAGGCCAAATGTAAAAGCTATTACCAACGGTTTCGGCCCGCTCACTAATTTGCCGAGCTTCATGCTGTCACGGCTTTCACTAGTACAAATTTGTACACGGCAAGCACCTTCACTAGCACTGTATCACAAGGATGTGCCTATAGGATACCATGCATATATGCGATTGCTAATCATTGCTCATTATACACATAGAAGTCATCATCGCTCCTGAAAAAATCATCTCTTATGAGCCGTTTAGTGGATGGCTGTCGAAATGATTTGAGAGTTTGAGCTCAGTTGGGATAGTCATTTACAAATTTCGCAAATTACTTCCCATCTCTCGTCACATCCATGCTTGTCGGTCGGCTTGAGGACCCCATACTCCACAGTGTATTCACGCTGCCTACACTCATCAGTCTCTCCCTGCCCGAACTTTGCCTTCTAGGCATTCCCATTCGCGGCGGTATGGTATATCCGGCTTCTGATTTACCTTGAGCAAGGCTTTTCATACGCACCGCTTCCTGTTGATCATGCTCGTTGAGAGCAGCTTGTGCAGCATCTGGATTGGTGTTGCCAAAGGGAGAAGCAGGTTCGGTGGAGCCTACAGTGGAACAAAGTAGGCCCCAGGGCGATTTTCGACTATCAGGACTTTTTGTCATAATATCCTGACCGTTACTTGTATCGGCAGGTTTGAATACCCCCATAAGCTTCAAAGTTGCTTCCATTCTATGTCTTTCTCGTCTgtcctcttcatcttcttccgtAGGTGCAAGTTTGCAACCAGTAATGGCTCCCTTCTCTTTTTTCACAAGGGGCGAAGTTGTGTTGGTAGCACGAGAAGCAAGGTTAAGAGGCTTCAACTCTGGTTTGGGAGACTCGGGGATTGCGATTCCACCAAACCCAAAAGAATGAAAATCAAGGGAGAAGCCTCGATGAGCCTAGCACAAATGCGATGAGCAACGGCAAACTGGTGTGTAGGATAGTGCCATGTAAAACTTACCCTTTTCTCTTGCTTCTCTACCGTAAGTCTGGGCGTTTCAACGGGGGTAgggaaaggggaagaaggcaaTGGTACATCTTCGACAACAGGTGTCTTCTCAGCCACCCCAGAGAATGCTTTGGCAATCATCATACTTAATGGCCTGCCTATCTTGTCCTTTGATGAAGCAGAGACTTGAGAAGTAGCAGGGGGTTTTGAGGTCATTTCTGCATTGGATGGTTGGGCCAAAGTAGTCGGAATATCTTTGAGAGGTGTTTGTGTGGCAGAGACATTATGCGAACCAGCTTGGCGGGATTTATAATCAACTGATAAAACATGCTCAAACCCATCTTGAGCAATGATACGGTCGATAATCTTAGTAGTCAATCTGTTAGTGACTATACTTGTAGGATGAATATGGTTTCAATACCTTTGAACAATAAAGACTGAGGGCTTTGTTGGTATCTTTGAGTTGCTTGACCTCATCCTTCAATCCTGAAACCCGTGGTCAGCTTTATGGGGTAGCAGAAACTTCCACATTCATTCATACCCTCAATATCAGTGTCTTCCTTCAGGTACCCCGgttctccttcctcttgAAAAATACCCAGCTCAGAGGCTAAATCCACGCCAACGAGCGGTGAGTAAGTATCATCACTGGTTTTTTTGTTCCGTCTACTTGAAGGGCTCTCCAGAATTAGAGCTTCATCTAATGGCTCTGGTTCGTGCCCTTCATATCTGTTTTGCAATTGATTGGCATCCAAGGAACCATCACCTTCTCGTTTGATATCTCCATTGAATGTCCTTTCCCTCAATAAGAACTCCCAGGCATCGTTGTCTTCCTGTAAAGCGTTATTCACGTTTTTCAGTTCATGTATATCTTGGGTGAGAGTGCTGTTTTTAGCTCGAAGGGTGGTAGATGACAACTTGAGCGAGGCAATCTCATCTTTCAGTGATGATATAGTGTAGGCATCGCATCGCTGTTCAGCTATAGCTGGCACAGTCGCAGTTTTGCGAGATGTCGATAGGAGTGAATTGATACGCTCCCGAAGATGCTCTTCCTGAGCTTGGAAGGCGCGTCGTTCGGCTTCAAAAGACACTTCCTATTTCGTTATCAGAACCGGTGTTAAATTATCCGTCGATCACTATAATCGCGTTTTCCGTTATATCCACTTGCCTGGTCAACACATCGTTTTTGAGCATCCTTAACCTGCTTTTCAGTCTCTGACATTCTCATACTCAGTCTATCCAGAAGCTCGTTACGCTCTATGAGGTCTGCTTCCATACGGCTCTGTACCGAAATCAGCATTCTTCATATCTCGGCGATATTGATAAAACTTGCTTGTTCATTGAGAGTCTCGTCGAATCGAGATTGAAGAGTCGCCATGGCTCTAGAAAGTTCGCCAATATTTATCTCCAGCTTGTCTCTGTTATTTTCCAGCACCTCAATCTTTTCTGTCATCTATAAATCCATCCATCAGTGAACATGGCGTACTTTCCAAAAAATTTACCTTGTCGTTCAAGTTCCATTGGCCTCTGAGGACTTGTACAAGATCATCTGCGGTGATGGCTCTCAACTGGTCGTCACTCTTGTCTCTCAGACAATCGCACGCATCGTCCTCTATTAGGCTGGCTGGCGCACGTTGGGTGACCAAGGAGATTCGTCTCCTATGTGGTGGGAGTGGGCGAGAGAGGGCCATAGTGAAATGcctgggaagagaagaggagatcAGGCGGAAGAGGAAAACGAGTAGAGAAGAGCGATGAACGAGAAGGGATGAAACGCGCTCGGTGCTCAGACACTCTCATGCACAAACAAACATACAAACAAATAAAGACAAACAAACTTATATAATGTGCATCCATATTCATTTCTACATCTATCCACGTCGATGCATCACTATCCTCATCCACTAACAGCATGTCACTCTTGCAGAGGATCATCTTTCTCATACTTCGGAGTTCCACCAGGTGTCGAACCCGGCgtttcctctccttcaatCCATTTGTCCAGGAAGCCATGATCGCGAATCGCCACTCCCATAGCGACGCCTTCACCTGAATCCTGGTCCTCTGGATTGTCCAGATCATGCTTCACCCATCGAAGATCTGTACTGTCCATCTCGTCCTCGGGTGGAGGAGGCGGTGTGTGATCAATAGGCGGTGAGGGTGGCGAGACCTTGACGCTAGGTGGGATGCGGGACTTGCGCTTGTCCAGACCTCGTTTCAGAGCTCTACGCCCACCGAACGACATGAAGCACATGGAGATGATGACTGCAACATGACCGTACCAGTACATTCTATTCCAAGCGCCGATGGAGTCTTTGAAATCGAGCAAAAGGAAAGGGGCTACAAGGTAATTGAGTATGGACTGCACCGAAATCCACCCAATGAGGTCGTACACCCGTTTTGCAAGACCAGGTTGTGCAGTTTCagagagaggaaggaaatACGGGCGCACATAACGACGGAATTGACGGCCGAGAGAGGTCACAAGGCCACCCATGAAGAAGGCCACTGTATGATCAGCAAACGCCAGGATGTCCTAAACTTACGGTAATAACCCGGACTAATGCCATGCTAAGTCGGTATTTATTAGCCGCAGCTCATTCGCGAGGCACTTACCCAGAATGCAGAGGTCAAGAAAGTTGCCATGCTTTCTTTGAACCCCGgtttctttcctttcttcgTAACCCGCTTGTAAACTACATCTCTGAGCCAAACCTAATAAAATAATGAAAACTGAGCAACGTAACAAACGAGGGGCAGATGACTCACGTTAGTGCGGCAGTTCCAGCTGTCAAAGAGTATTTTAAAGCTCTCGGCTGTCTCGATTCCTTTGATATTGATATTGCGCACCCTATTCCATAAGGTCCTCCCAGTCTTGTGGTCATAACCATTGAAGCCAATGCCTGTGAGGATACAGGCGCCCTACGATGAAATAAGCGGTGTTCAGCACCTGCGTTGATGTAGAGCCCCCACTTCTGACAAGCTCCAAACTGCATAATACTTTGTTCTGGCTAGCAGACCAGCAAGCTGAACGAAACCTAATTTCCTTGTCCATCCCCAGCCGGTCCAGATGGGATTCAAGACGTTCTCATAACTGTATTTATCTCCGTACAGGGCGTAAACTCCCAAGAAGAACAAGCCAATCACGAGGTGAAGGTATGCCACTCTTTTACGGCCATATGGAATTCGGCGCTTTGTGGCTTTCGCTTGTTCCGGGGAGGAGCCAGGAGGCGGGCTACTATAAAGTCGTTTGTGGATCAGGGCGTCGTACGTGGCATAGTCGAAAGAAGGCCCGACAAGAACAGATGGGAAGAAAAAGCTGGTTGAAGTGTTGGTTATTCAAAGCAGGAAAATGTTTCTACAAATGGACTCACCAATAGCCTAGGAAAGCAACTAAGCTGGGAATTTCTGTAAGTCTCGTCTCCAACTGATTGGTGTCAAGCTCCTGCGAGGTAAGCTTTCGTCCACAAGGTGCTCAAACGTACGTCTTCTTT includes these proteins:
- a CDS encoding uncharacterized protein (Similar to TIGR gene model, INSD accession AAW40847.1), which codes for MGAFDPATTYDRSTYVETDTGNKVSRKALIGGATNIVLGGKSIIQTSSILRGDLRRSTAGQHVVISVGRYCLIGEGAVVRPPGKMYKGAFTFYPVRIADFTHIGPNCIVEAAQIGSCVEIGEGSIIGKFAIIKDLAVILPGTVLPEGAVVASMSVWGGNPGRMVDTLPETYQETMEAKCKSYYQRFRPAH
- a CDS encoding Member of the MBOAT family of putative membrane-bound O-acyltransferases, putative; Yor175cp (Similar to TIGR gene model, INSD accession AAW40849.1), which produces MFWDPLFTALSKVVGAPTDQLKLIFSLLVAFPLGSIFVRLPSTHPNVAHLFSIAISTVFLVPLLGLGGGMLHMLFSSLGTYVIVNSMRGKSMPWVVFAFVMGHLLFNHIKRSVLELPASTIEITGSQMVLVMKLSTFAWNVHDGRVKEDELDTNQLETRLTEIPSLVAFLGYCFFFPSVLVGPSFDYATYDALIHKRLYSSPPPGSSPEQAKATKRRIPYGRKRVAYLHLVIGLFFLGVYALYGDKYSYENVLNPIWTGWGWTRKLGFVQLAGLLARTKYYAVWSLSEGACILTGIGFNGYDHKTGRTLWNRVRNINIKGIETAESFKILFDSWNCRTNVWLRDVVYKRVTKKGKKPGFKESMATFLTSAFWHGISPGYYLAFFMGGLVTSLGRQFRRYVRPYFLPLSETAQPGLAKRVYDLIGWISVQSILNYLVAPFLLLDFKDSIGAWNRMYWYGHVAVIISMCFMSFGGRRALKRGLDKRKSRIPPSVKVSPPSPPIDHTPPPPPEDEMDSTDLRWVKHDLDNPEDQDSGEGVAMGVAIRDHGFLDKWIEGEETPGSTPGGTPKYEKDDPLQE
- a CDS encoding Hypothetical Protein (Similar to TIGR gene model, INSD accession AAW41337.1); amino-acid sequence: MALSRPLPPHRRRISLVTQRAPASLIEDDACDCLRDKSDDQLRAITADDLVQVLRGQWNLNDKMTEKIEVLENNRDKLEINIGELSRAMATLQSRFDETLNEQSRMEADLIERNELLDRLSMRMSETEKQVKDAQKRCVDQEVSFEAERRAFQAQEEHLRERINSLLSTSRKTATVPAIAEQRCDAYTISSLKDEIASLKLSSTTLRAKNSTLTQDIHELKNVNNALQEDNDAWEFLLRERTFNGDIKREGDGSLDANQLQNRYEGHEPEPLDEALILESPSSRRNKKTSDDTYSPLVGVDLASELGIFQEEGEPGYLKEDTDIEGMNECGSIETIFILQIIDRIIAQDGFEHVLSVDYKSRQAGSHNVSATQTPLKDIPTTLAQPSNAEMTSKPPATSQVSASSKDKIGRPLSMMIAKAFSGVAEKTPVVEDVPLPSSPFPTPVETPRLTVEKQEKRAHRGFSLDFHSFGFGGIAIPESPKPELKPLNLASRATNTTSPLVKKEKGAITGCKLAPTEEDEEDRRERHRMEATLKLMGVFKPADTSNGQDIMTKSPDSRKSPWGLLCSTVGSTEPASPFGNTNPDAAQAALNEHDQQEAVRMKSLAQGKSEAGYTIPPRMGMPRRQSSGRERLMSVGSVNTLWSMGSSSRPTSMDVTRDGK
- a CDS encoding uncharacterized protein (Similar to TIGR gene model, INSD accession AAW40845.1); amino-acid sequence: MPSPSPQTTTGHASAETSTSALDRLANEFPDAESLGRHKQIRAKLQLETMGLREEIAKLKVELKRDQDPGKMSNIQSEIGQLMLQINVIREKAAEAEAIVKGITSDIQRLDVAKSNLTTTIQTLERWAMLKQAHQQLSHLLPTRRYKEISQALAAVMELLGPLKPLSSIPTVFHLFKAAENDRKTVQEKVAVEMDAFFRQDPNKPVDKRTISEVCLAVDVLGGDFRNHIIERYLQLQLAEYRRIFRATDEAGQLDNVPRRYAWFRRVLKHHDEEDAMLFPDSWQVTRLLVANFSECTRSDLANVLAKQTPAVSVLLDALQGTLDFESGMSRKFGMPFEEVISLSLRGGTSKWVISSIFDKYLSVYVDAQDRAISDMLSAYRGLKSRSSLESAIQEETDAPAPTILPSSTELFYFYGQQLDQCEKYSKGETMKKLSQVFAKWLRIYADDVLLAGLKPVRKSLEGRDNLQEVKTACMVLNTAEYCLNTSLQLEERLKDKIDPKFREEISFQDQRESLSSVMSTCITAILRELETACEPAFAAILKTPWMHLENVSGRSAYVVDLVGSIKQVAEAVRGRVESKKYIRNFADKAVGVVITKFTQSVIKSRPLKKIGAEQILLDVQAVKACLLDLPEPHPENSTTIYTKYVTKNTGQLETMLKVILAPDDPPEGFVQNYCLLIGDRSFTNFQKILDLKGTPRTDQQRLLDIFLSVTSTNSELSDTSFLTHIDMDPPASVDISRTVISPVGSSASLFSPTSGVAGLPSLLRSGSTDGTERSETPKAFGEFRRLVNFATRRDNITTMPH